One Candidatus Devosia phytovorans genomic window carries:
- a CDS encoding ribonuclease H-like domain-containing protein has translation MAIRLHRGDLPDLSRYGREVAIDTETMGLDPHRDRLCVVQLSPGDGSADVVQIPQDATDAPNLVKLLSDPDVTKIFHYARFDVAALRNRFGVVTGPVYCTKIASKLVRTYTDRHGLKDLARELLNVDLSKQQQSSDWGAEKLSDAQLDYAASDVLYLHDLKRHLDRMLRRENRLELAQSCFDFLKTRCELDLLGWQETDIFAHS, from the coding sequence ATGGCCATCCGATTGCACCGCGGCGACCTGCCCGACCTTTCCCGTTACGGCCGTGAAGTGGCGATCGACACCGAGACCATGGGCCTGGATCCCCATCGTGACCGGCTCTGCGTCGTCCAGCTTTCACCCGGCGATGGGAGCGCCGATGTCGTGCAGATCCCCCAGGACGCGACCGATGCCCCCAATCTGGTCAAGCTGCTGTCCGATCCCGACGTCACCAAGATCTTCCACTACGCGCGCTTTGACGTGGCCGCACTCAGGAACCGCTTCGGCGTCGTCACCGGCCCGGTCTACTGCACCAAGATCGCGTCCAAGCTCGTCCGCACCTATACCGATCGCCACGGTCTCAAGGACCTGGCGCGCGAACTGCTCAATGTCGACCTTTCCAAGCAGCAGCAGAGCTCCGACTGGGGCGCCGAAAAGCTCAGCGACGCCCAGCTCGACTATGCCGCCTCGGACGTGCTCTATCTGCATGACCTGAAGCGCCATCTCGACCGCATGCTGCGCCGCGAAAACCGGCTGGAGCTGGCGCAATCCTGCTTCGATTTCCTCAAGACCCGCTGCGAGCTTGATCTCCTGGGCTGGCAGGAAACCGATATTTTCGCCCATAGCTGA
- a CDS encoding DUF2852 domain-containing protein — protein MTTAIIKPQWSPLTIALMVLGFIAFWPLGLLVLGYILWGEKFGGSPEKAQAYWNKGKSWCSSNKGHYRNWNNQRSHGMNSSGNAAFDDYRAEQLKRLDEERARLDAEIDAFHEYMTNLNKAKDREEFDRFMNERRGSRQGYGDVKPSESNNDGWGNNT, from the coding sequence ATGACCACAGCAATCATCAAACCTCAATGGTCCCCGCTGACCATCGCCCTCATGGTTCTGGGCTTCATCGCCTTCTGGCCGCTGGGCCTGCTTGTTCTCGGCTACATCCTGTGGGGCGAGAAATTCGGCGGCTCGCCGGAAAAGGCGCAGGCCTATTGGAACAAGGGCAAGAGCTGGTGCAGCTCCAACAAGGGCCACTATCGCAACTGGAACAACCAGAGGAGCCATGGCATGAACTCGAGCGGCAATGCAGCCTTTGACGACTATCGCGCCGAACAGCTCAAGCGCCTCGACGAAGAGCGCGCGCGGCTCGACGCCGAAATCGACGCCTTCCACGAATATATGACCAACCTCAACAAGGCCAAGGATCGCGAAGAATTCGATCGCTTCATGAACGAGCGCCGCGGCAGCCGCCAGGGCTATGGCGACGTCAAGCCGAGCGAATCCAACAATGACGGCTGGGGCAACAATACCTAA
- a CDS encoding ActR/PrrA/RegA family redox response regulator transcription factor, with protein sequence MSTIEDLLATDPSLLLVDDDAAFLQRLERAMARRGFDVRIAGSVAEGLAAVAEKPPAYAVVDLRLEDGNGLEVVSALHTKRPDARAVVLTGYGNIATAVTAVKLGATDYLSKPADADDVINALLATGEEKPEPPENPMSADRVRWEHIQRVYELCDRNVSETARRLNMHRRTLQRILAKRAPR encoded by the coding sequence ATGAGCACGATCGAAGACCTCCTGGCCACTGACCCCAGCCTGCTGCTCGTCGATGACGACGCAGCTTTTCTTCAGCGCCTCGAGCGCGCCATGGCGCGTCGTGGTTTTGATGTCCGCATAGCCGGCTCCGTTGCCGAAGGTCTTGCGGCCGTTGCAGAAAAACCCCCGGCCTATGCCGTGGTGGATCTCCGCCTCGAAGATGGAAATGGCCTGGAAGTCGTGTCGGCGCTGCACACCAAGCGCCCCGATGCCCGCGCCGTCGTGCTGACCGGCTATGGCAATATCGCCACCGCGGTTACGGCGGTAAAGCTTGGCGCCACCGATTATCTCAGCAAGCCGGCCGATGCCGATGACGTGATCAACGCCCTTCTCGCCACCGGCGAGGAAAAGCCCGAGCCACCGGAAAACCCGATGTCGGCCGATCGCGTTCGCTGGGAGCATATCCAGCGGGTATATGAGCTTTGCGACCGCAACGTTTCCGAAACGGCCCGCCGCCTCAATATGCATCGGCGCACGCTGCAGCGAATTCTCGCCAAGCGCGCGCCGAGGTAG
- a CDS encoding RNA methyltransferase: MITTTISTLGHKGEGVTEIDGQKIFVPLTLPGETVEIEADGERGTLLGVITPADNRVEAFCKHFGACGGCQLQHMDRASYEAFKIGLIETPLQFAGIEAKVGRFIDAAGQGRRRATLHARKEGAGYMRLRSHEVHDLDACPILSPALARAPDIARAVMQAVGESDVSLTATLSGLDVVIRTEKKQARHDRVSPLVGRFKLARLSMNGEMVLQAQPPIVEMGKARVEIPMGSFLQATGEAEAVLADYVVNAVGKAKSVADLFCGVGPFALRLAEQRPVFAFDSDKAGIAALDKARRFTKGIREVTAKARDLFRDPLTQFELPYEAVVLDPPRAGAEAQVRELAKSKVKKVIMVACDARTFARDAKILISGGYSMSDLVAVDQFTQSTHIEIAATFSR, from the coding sequence ATGATCACCACCACCATTTCCACTCTCGGCCACAAGGGCGAGGGTGTCACTGAAATCGACGGCCAGAAAATCTTCGTGCCGCTGACCCTGCCGGGCGAGACGGTGGAGATCGAGGCCGATGGCGAGCGCGGCACGCTGCTGGGCGTCATCACACCCGCCGACAACCGGGTGGAGGCCTTCTGCAAGCATTTCGGCGCCTGTGGTGGCTGTCAGCTGCAGCATATGGACCGGGCGAGCTACGAGGCGTTCAAGATCGGGCTGATCGAGACGCCGCTGCAGTTTGCCGGGATCGAGGCCAAGGTTGGCCGCTTCATCGATGCTGCCGGTCAGGGCCGGCGGCGGGCGACGCTGCATGCGCGCAAGGAAGGCGCGGGCTATATGCGGCTGCGGAGCCATGAGGTGCATGACCTCGACGCCTGCCCGATTCTCTCGCCGGCCCTGGCCAGGGCGCCAGACATTGCCCGGGCAGTGATGCAGGCAGTCGGCGAGTCGGATGTGAGCCTCACCGCAACGCTAAGCGGGCTGGATGTGGTGATCCGCACGGAAAAGAAGCAGGCGCGGCATGATCGCGTGTCGCCACTGGTCGGCCGGTTCAAGCTGGCGCGACTGTCGATGAATGGCGAAATGGTGCTGCAGGCGCAGCCGCCGATTGTCGAAATGGGCAAGGCGCGGGTGGAAATCCCGATGGGCAGCTTCCTGCAGGCGACGGGTGAGGCCGAAGCCGTGCTGGCCGATTACGTGGTCAATGCCGTGGGCAAGGCCAAGAGCGTGGCGGACCTGTTCTGTGGCGTGGGGCCTTTTGCCCTGAGGCTGGCCGAGCAGCGGCCGGTCTTTGCCTTTGACAGTGACAAGGCCGGCATTGCGGCGCTGGACAAGGCGCGCCGCTTTACCAAGGGTATTCGCGAGGTGACGGCCAAGGCGCGCGACCTGTTCCGCGATCCGCTGACCCAGTTCGAATTGCCCTATGAAGCGGTTGTGCTTGATCCGCCACGGGCGGGTGCCGAGGCGCAGGTGCGCGAACTGGCCAAGTCGAAGGTGAAAAAAGTGATCATGGTGGCCTGTGACGCGCGCACCTTTGCGCGGGATGCCAAGATCCTGATTTCAGGCGGCTATTCGATGAGCGACCTGGTGGCCGTGGACCAGTTCACGCAGTCGACCCATATCGAAATTGCTGCCACATTCTCGCGCTAA
- a CDS encoding GFA family protein gives MSESRTYHGQCHCGAVQYDVTTALDGMGTCNCSRCRRLGWVLQSAPASDFTLLSGEDHLTTYRFNTENIEHLFCKTCGIESFARGSDGKGNAMVMINVNCLEPPVSVDHAAIKHWDGANW, from the coding sequence ATGTCCGAGAGCAGGACCTACCACGGCCAGTGTCATTGCGGCGCCGTGCAATATGACGTCACCACCGCGCTTGATGGCATGGGCACCTGCAATTGCTCACGCTGCCGCCGTCTCGGCTGGGTGCTGCAATCCGCTCCGGCCAGCGATTTCACCCTGCTGAGCGGGGAGGATCACTTGACCACCTACCGCTTCAACACCGAAAACATCGAGCATCTCTTCTGCAAGACCTGCGGCATCGAGTCCTTCGCCCGCGGCTCTGACGGCAAGGGCAATGCCATGGTGATGATCAACGTCAACTGTCTCGAGCCGCCCGTATCGGTCGACCACGCCGCGATCAAGCACTGGGACGGCGCCAACTGGTAG
- a CDS encoding FAD-binding and (Fe-S)-binding domain-containing protein — protein sequence MQQAPDTIPHSTHNPRPDRQAAGERVAARLKGKVRGRVHTDPLMTYAWSGDASSYRLIPAVVVFINSEDEVRAVMSAARAEGLPITFRAAGTSLSGQAVTDGVLAVLGDGWRKLDIHPGAEQITLGPAVIVAQANAALKKHDRKIGPDPASQATCKIGGVVNNNSSGMCCGVAQNTYHTMARLRIVLTDGTMLDSGDAASRDAFRLSHAAVLDGLHQLHHEVMADGELVALIRRKYRIKNTVGYSLNALVDYHDPLDILIHLMVGSEGTLGFVSEVTYNTVPEHPFKATALVPFPDPSTAGRAIIEMANGGLQVTTGITAAEYIERRALETVEHLAPMAPLLPWLTETSPAVLIDVTAPDMAVLDLEVAKTEELLKRHGATHVDFSTDEARSHALWDIRKGFFASGGAARPKGTAMMTEDVAAPIERLAEFVLDMRALLDNHGYEDAIIFGHALAGNLHFQMSDDFALPGSAERFDLFSKALSDLVSVQYGGSLKAEHGTGRAIAPFVEAEWGAKAYGLMRRIKDLFDPEGLLNPGVLLNADDKVHIKNLKVMPPADELVDLCIECGFCEPACPSHQMTLSPRQRIAVTRERERLRASGEDPALLERLDADFQYPGLDTCAACNLCSIRCPVGIETGTMIMGQRAQRRGSTARSVAGFAADHRGTVENLMRGGVGLADAARKVVPAGAVEVLTDTARRLTGERVPRVSRALRHGPGAPKARDNRQDPRSSGFPVPIAQTGRPEVVYFPACPSRMFGAPKTEHDLLSTPDAMVRLLERAGYDVVIPEHLNGQCCGQPFQSKGFPGQAAEVGGALRRELSMQSDAGRLSVVTDASTCAKHLKEFPGDAPVVDSSQFLLSHVLPRLTITQKLGSVAVHHNCSAQRLGEQAMTERLAAACADQVAVLKSVTCCGYAGDKGMFFPELNAHATRFARQDIPAGCTLGVSTVSTCASGLSEHAGVPFVGLASLLEWASR from the coding sequence ATGCAGCAAGCTCCAGACACCATCCCCCATTCCACCCACAATCCGAGGCCTGATCGGCAGGCGGCCGGGGAGCGCGTGGCGGCGCGCCTCAAGGGCAAGGTCAGGGGCCGGGTCCATACCGATCCGCTGATGACCTATGCCTGGAGCGGCGACGCCAGTTCCTACCGGTTGATCCCGGCGGTAGTCGTCTTCATCAACAGCGAGGACGAGGTTCGTGCGGTGATGAGTGCCGCGCGAGCCGAGGGTCTGCCGATCACGTTTCGGGCGGCCGGAACATCACTGTCCGGTCAGGCTGTCACTGACGGCGTACTGGCGGTGCTGGGCGATGGCTGGCGCAAGCTCGACATCCATCCTGGCGCCGAGCAGATCACGCTGGGCCCTGCGGTGATCGTAGCGCAGGCCAATGCGGCGCTGAAAAAGCACGACAGGAAGATCGGACCGGATCCGGCGAGCCAGGCCACCTGCAAGATCGGCGGCGTGGTCAACAACAATTCATCGGGCATGTGCTGCGGGGTGGCGCAGAACACCTATCACACCATGGCGCGCCTCCGCATTGTGCTGACTGACGGCACCATGCTCGATAGCGGTGATGCCGCGAGCCGCGATGCCTTCCGGCTGAGCCACGCGGCGGTGCTCGACGGCCTGCATCAGCTGCATCATGAGGTAATGGCTGACGGTGAGCTGGTGGCACTGATCCGCAGGAAATACCGGATCAAGAATACGGTCGGCTATTCGCTCAATGCGCTGGTCGACTACCACGACCCGCTCGACATCCTGATCCACCTGATGGTGGGCTCAGAGGGGACGCTCGGCTTCGTTTCAGAAGTTACCTACAACACGGTGCCCGAACACCCGTTCAAGGCGACGGCACTCGTGCCCTTCCCCGATCCGTCGACTGCCGGCCGGGCAATCATCGAAATGGCCAATGGCGGGTTGCAGGTGACGACCGGGATCACCGCTGCCGAATATATCGAGCGGCGGGCGCTGGAGACGGTGGAGCATCTGGCGCCGATGGCGCCCCTGCTGCCCTGGCTGACCGAAACATCACCAGCCGTGCTGATCGACGTGACGGCACCTGACATGGCAGTGCTGGATTTGGAAGTAGCCAAGACCGAAGAGCTGCTGAAGCGGCACGGCGCGACGCATGTGGACTTTTCCACCGACGAGGCGCGCAGCCACGCGCTGTGGGATATCCGCAAGGGGTTCTTTGCCTCGGGCGGGGCAGCGCGGCCCAAGGGCACGGCGATGATGACCGAGGACGTGGCGGCGCCGATCGAGCGACTGGCCGAATTCGTGCTCGACATGCGGGCCCTGCTCGACAATCACGGCTATGAGGACGCCATCATCTTTGGACACGCGCTGGCGGGAAACCTGCACTTCCAGATGAGCGATGATTTCGCCCTACCGGGTTCCGCGGAGCGGTTCGACCTGTTCTCCAAGGCACTGAGCGACCTGGTGTCGGTGCAATATGGCGGCTCGCTCAAGGCCGAGCATGGCACAGGCCGGGCCATCGCGCCCTTTGTCGAGGCGGAATGGGGCGCCAAGGCCTATGGGCTGATGCGGCGCATTAAAGACCTCTTCGACCCCGAGGGCCTGCTCAATCCGGGCGTGCTGCTCAATGCCGATGACAAGGTGCATATCAAGAACCTCAAGGTCATGCCGCCGGCCGACGAGCTGGTCGACCTCTGCATCGAATGCGGCTTTTGCGAACCGGCCTGCCCCAGCCACCAGATGACGCTGTCGCCACGACAGCGTATTGCCGTGACGCGCGAGCGGGAACGCCTGCGCGCCTCGGGCGAGGACCCCGCGCTGCTCGAGCGGCTCGATGCCGATTTCCAATATCCTGGTCTCGACACCTGTGCGGCCTGCAACCTCTGCTCGATCCGCTGTCCGGTGGGGATCGAGACCGGCACGATGATCATGGGCCAGCGGGCGCAGCGGCGTGGGTCCACGGCGCGATCTGTGGCGGGCTTCGCGGCAGACCATCGCGGTACCGTGGAAAATCTGATGCGGGGCGGCGTGGGACTGGCCGATGCGGCACGCAAGGTGGTTCCGGCGGGAGCCGTCGAGGTTCTTACCGATACGGCGCGGCGGCTGACGGGCGAGCGCGTGCCACGGGTATCGCGGGCATTGCGGCATGGGCCGGGTGCGCCCAAGGCAAGGGACAATCGGCAGGACCCGCGCAGCAGCGGTTTCCCGGTGCCGATCGCGCAGACGGGACGGCCGGAAGTGGTCTATTTCCCGGCCTGCCCCAGCCGGATGTTTGGGGCCCCAAAAACCGAGCATGATCTGCTGTCGACGCCCGATGCCATGGTCAGGCTGCTGGAGCGGGCGGGCTATGATGTGGTCATTCCCGAGCATCTCAACGGGCAGTGTTGCGGCCAGCCGTTCCAGTCCAAGGGTTTTCCCGGTCAGGCAGCCGAAGTCGGTGGCGCGCTCAGGCGAGAACTGTCCATGCAGTCTGATGCCGGGCGGTTGAGCGTGGTCACCGATGCCTCGACCTGCGCCAAGCACCTCAAGGAATTTCCCGGCGACGCGCCAGTGGTGGATTCGAGCCAGTTCCTGCTCAGCCATGTGCTGCCCAGGCTGACGATCACGCAAAAGCTCGGTTCGGTGGCGGTGCATCACAATTGCTCAGCGCAGAGGTTGGGTGAGCAGGCGATGACGGAAAGGCTGGCGGCGGCCTGTGCTGATCAGGTTGCGGTGCTGAAATCGGTGACCTGCTGCGGCTATGCCGGCGACAAGGGCATGTTCTTTCCCGAACTCAATGCCCATGCGACGCGGTTCGCCAGACAGGACATTCCGGCGGGCTGCACCTTGGGTGTTTCGACGGTCAGCACCTGCGCCTCGGGGCTCAGCGAACATGCTGGCGTGCCCTTCGTGGGACTGGCGAGCCTTCTGGAATGGGCGAGCCGATAG
- a CDS encoding ActS/PrrB/RegB family redox-sensitive histidine kinase, which produces MTMTQADGLPLPSTWRPLRLQTLVLLRWLAVSGQAIGVLFVAFGLGFPVPLVQCFALIGLSAGVNLWLVFHLGDSHQPTSRAAASQIVFDLLQLAGLLALTGGLHNPFSLLLLAPVSVSASTLPQRVTIALAALAVVLASILSVWHLPLPWEPTERIVFNRIYVIGIWVSIICGVVFISAYTMRVAHDARQIADALAATELALSRMERLSALDGLAAAAAHELGTPLSTIALAAKEMRADAEPGSDLADDVELIIAQAARCRAILAKLRNLGSEGDDPFAAVPLTDLLAEVARPHEGRGKAILFYYEKSSGPPPVFPRGVGLLYGLGNLIENASDFARTTVRIEAAWDHDAVSVSITDDGPGFALELIARLGEPYLTSRPRDPHGPDANKPGGLGLGVFIAKTLLERTGGRLAFENIAPDGHARARIVWPRKAIEAENPAV; this is translated from the coding sequence ATGACCATGACACAGGCCGATGGCCTGCCCTTGCCCTCCACCTGGCGGCCGTTGCGCCTGCAGACACTGGTTCTCTTGCGCTGGCTCGCCGTCAGCGGCCAGGCCATCGGCGTGCTCTTTGTCGCTTTCGGCCTCGGCTTTCCCGTGCCGCTGGTGCAGTGCTTTGCGCTGATCGGCCTCTCGGCCGGTGTCAATCTCTGGCTGGTCTTCCACCTCGGTGACAGCCACCAACCCACCTCACGCGCCGCCGCCAGCCAGATCGTCTTCGACCTGCTGCAACTGGCGGGCCTATTGGCGCTGACCGGCGGGCTGCACAATCCCTTCTCGCTGCTGCTGCTGGCCCCAGTCTCCGTCTCGGCCTCCACCCTGCCGCAGCGCGTCACCATTGCCTTGGCGGCGCTGGCCGTGGTGCTCGCCTCGATCCTTTCGGTCTGGCACCTGCCTTTACCCTGGGAGCCGACCGAGCGCATCGTCTTCAACCGCATCTATGTCATCGGCATCTGGGTCTCGATCATCTGCGGCGTGGTTTTCATTTCCGCCTATACGATGCGTGTCGCCCACGACGCCCGCCAGATTGCCGACGCCCTGGCCGCCACCGAACTCGCACTGTCCCGCATGGAGCGCCTGTCCGCCCTTGACGGCCTCGCCGCTGCTGCCGCCCATGAACTGGGCACGCCGCTATCCACCATTGCCTTGGCCGCCAAGGAAATGCGCGCCGACGCCGAGCCCGGCAGCGACCTCGCAGACGACGTGGAACTGATCATCGCCCAGGCCGCGCGCTGCCGCGCCATTCTTGCCAAGCTGCGCAATCTGGGCAGCGAGGGCGACGATCCCTTTGCTGCCGTGCCGCTCACCGACCTGTTGGCCGAAGTCGCCCGTCCGCACGAGGGGCGCGGCAAGGCCATCCTGTTCTATTACGAAAAATCCTCCGGCCCGCCGCCGGTCTTCCCGCGCGGCGTTGGCCTGCTCTATGGTCTGGGCAATCTGATCGAAAACGCCAGTGATTTCGCCCGTACCACCGTGCGCATCGAAGCCGCCTGGGATCATGATGCCGTCTCGGTTTCCATCACCGACGACGGCCCCGGCTTTGCCCTCGAATTGATCGCGCGCCTGGGTGAGCCCTATCTGACCAGCCGTCCCCGCGATCCGCATGGCCCCGACGCCAACAAGCCCGGAGGCCTGGGCCTGGGCGTCTTCATCGCCAAGACACTGCTGGAACGCACCGGCGGCCGCCTCGCTTTCGAAAACATCGCCCCCGATGGTCATGCCCGCGCCCGCATCGTCTGGCCGCGCAAGGCCATCGAGGCAGAAAATCCAGCGGTCTGA
- a CDS encoding PadR family transcriptional regulator, translated as MGNNWREGEPNWRRMEAMARRGWGRFAQGIESGEGWGNMGGNFRIGRMLASGDLRLVALYLIEQQPRHGYDLIKAIEEKSGGFYTPSPGIVYPALTFLEEAGYVTSQADGNKKLYTITDEGRSHLADNREAIESTLNFLAKAGEQMNRFREFAKADWPFNREEGPDFGNRPPHRGHGPGWGPGADADRDLKDVVPELNDARRDLKAAIKKARRGTEEQQRHAADILKRAAAEIEALGDDDVDI; from the coding sequence ATGGGAAATAACTGGAGAGAAGGCGAACCCAATTGGCGGCGCATGGAGGCCATGGCGCGACGGGGCTGGGGGCGTTTTGCCCAGGGCATCGAAAGCGGCGAAGGCTGGGGCAATATGGGCGGCAATTTCCGCATCGGCCGCATGCTGGCCTCGGGCGACCTGCGCCTTGTGGCGCTCTACCTGATCGAGCAGCAGCCCCGGCATGGCTATGACCTGATCAAGGCGATCGAGGAAAAATCGGGCGGCTTCTATACGCCGAGCCCCGGCATCGTCTATCCGGCCCTGACCTTCCTTGAAGAGGCCGGCTATGTGACATCACAGGCTGATGGCAACAAGAAGCTCTATACGATTACCGACGAGGGCCGCAGTCATCTCGCCGACAATCGCGAGGCGATCGAGTCGACGCTGAATTTTCTGGCCAAGGCCGGCGAGCAGATGAACCGCTTCCGCGAATTCGCCAAGGCAGACTGGCCGTTCAATCGCGAGGAGGGCCCTGACTTCGGCAATCGCCCACCGCATCGCGGACATGGCCCCGGCTGGGGCCCAGGTGCGGATGCCGACCGCGACCTCAAGGACGTGGTTCCGGAGCTCAATGATGCCCGGCGTGACCTCAAGGCAGCGATCAAGAAGGCCCGCCGCGGGACGGAAGAGCAGCAGCGCCATGCGGCTGACATCCTCAAGCGCGCTGCCGCCGAAATCGAGGCGCTGGGCGACGACGACGTCGATATCTGA
- a CDS encoding complex I NDUFA9 subunit family protein, translating to MDRNQPKIVTIFGGAGFVGTQVVEALAKRGYRIRVATRRPNLAGPVKMFGSVGQVQPIQANVRNLASVQHAVRGADIVINLVGVGYSSGMQSFEAVHVDGARNVASAAKAAGVATLVHMSALGVDSAAEVSEYAKSKFDGEAAVLEAFPQAVIMRPSILFGMGDGFFNLLGTLARFFPVLPLIGGASRFQPAYVGDVAEAFALAADGKAKAGKIYELGGPQVETHKDLLARVQREAARKRPVLPLPAGIAKLIALPFSFLPFRPLITADQVELLGKDNVVSEAAIKDKRTFAGLGITPTSMDTILPTYMYRFRKYGQYDRDNAPAPIL from the coding sequence ATGGACCGCAACCAGCCCAAGATCGTCACCATTTTCGGTGGCGCGGGATTTGTGGGAACCCAGGTCGTCGAGGCGCTGGCCAAGCGGGGCTATCGCATCCGCGTGGCGACGCGCCGCCCAAACCTGGCCGGTCCGGTCAAGATGTTCGGCAGCGTCGGGCAGGTACAGCCGATTCAGGCCAATGTGCGCAATCTTGCTTCGGTGCAGCATGCGGTGCGCGGCGCCGATATCGTGATCAACCTGGTCGGCGTCGGCTATTCGAGCGGCATGCAGAGCTTCGAGGCCGTGCATGTCGATGGCGCGCGCAATGTCGCTAGCGCCGCCAAGGCCGCAGGCGTGGCCACGCTGGTGCATATGTCGGCGCTGGGCGTCGATAGCGCCGCCGAGGTCAGCGAATACGCCAAGAGCAAGTTCGATGGCGAGGCGGCGGTGCTCGAGGCGTTCCCGCAGGCGGTGATCATGCGCCCGTCGATCCTTTTCGGCATGGGCGATGGCTTCTTCAATCTCCTCGGTACGCTGGCGCGGTTCTTCCCTGTGCTGCCGCTGATCGGGGGCGCTTCGCGTTTCCAGCCGGCCTATGTCGGCGACGTGGCGGAAGCTTTTGCGCTGGCGGCCGATGGCAAGGCCAAGGCTGGCAAGATCTATGAATTGGGCGGACCGCAGGTCGAAACGCACAAGGACCTGCTGGCTCGGGTACAGCGCGAAGCGGCGCGCAAGCGCCCGGTGCTGCCGCTGCCGGCGGGCATTGCCAAGCTGATCGCCCTGCCCTTCTCCTTCCTGCCGTTCCGGCCGCTGATCACTGCGGACCAGGTGGAATTGCTGGGGAAGGACAATGTGGTGAGCGAGGCCGCGATCAAGGACAAGCGGACCTTTGCCGGTCTCGGCATCACGCCGACCAGCATGGATACGATTCTGCCGACCTATATGTATCGCTTCCGCAAATATGGTCAGTATGACCGCGACAACGCCCCGGCGCCGATCCTCTAG
- a CDS encoding SprT family zinc-dependent metalloprotease produces MNLFFRAKPKIPASTTMEIDGVAVAIAVKVNARSKSYRLSLPSSGPVLTLPPHGKWAEAEAFLHRHHNWLAARIKRVPEATSFAEGTLVPLRGVDHRIIATGRVRGRVEVAELDGEKVLLVPGDAAHQARRLTDWLKDEALADLEIQSAYHAERLGVSIKAIRMREQKSRWGSCSSTGNINYNWRLILAPPFVLDYVAAHEVAHLVEMNHSAAFWAQVKKTLPDMEKGRAWLKAHGRQLMA; encoded by the coding sequence ATGAACCTGTTTTTCCGCGCCAAGCCGAAAATCCCTGCCAGCACGACGATGGAAATCGACGGCGTGGCGGTCGCCATTGCGGTCAAGGTCAATGCGCGTTCCAAGAGCTACCGCCTGTCGCTGCCGAGCAGCGGGCCGGTGCTGACGCTGCCGCCGCATGGCAAGTGGGCCGAGGCGGAAGCGTTTCTGCATCGTCACCATAACTGGCTGGCAGCGCGCATAAAACGGGTGCCGGAAGCGACCAGTTTTGCCGAGGGTACGCTGGTGCCGCTGCGAGGCGTCGACCATCGGATCATTGCCACTGGCCGCGTTCGCGGGCGGGTGGAAGTGGCCGAGCTGGATGGCGAAAAGGTGCTGCTGGTGCCGGGAGATGCGGCGCATCAGGCGCGGCGACTGACGGATTGGCTCAAGGACGAGGCGCTGGCCGATCTTGAGATCCAGAGCGCCTATCATGCTGAGCGGCTTGGCGTTTCGATCAAGGCGATCCGCATGCGCGAGCAGAAGAGCCGCTGGGGTTCGTGCTCGTCGACAGGCAATATCAATTACAACTGGCGGCTGATCCTCGCCCCGCCTTTCGTGCTGGATTATGTGGCCGCCCATGAGGTTGCCCATCTTGTCGAGATGAATCATTCGGCCGCTTTCTGGGCGCAGGTGAAGAAGACCCTGCCGGACATGGAGAAGGGTCGGGCGTGGCTAAAAGCACACGGTCGGCAGTTGATGGCCTAA
- a CDS encoding L,D-transpeptidase, which translates to MSTLARATLSRRTMLAGLASVSALALAGCATTTPTQTVPTGPVRHAVPPDVAMMYAARPEEEYPVPAADISMVDPLYWRQEVENTTGQPEGRVVVDTGNYFLYWTMPNGRAMRYGVGLGRAGFEWSGEGHIAYKRKWPVWTPPGEMVDRQPELEMYRHGQPPGLLNALGARALYIHQGNRDTIYRVHGTMDPSTIGKAVSSGCVRLLFQDVMDLYDRVTPGAPILVI; encoded by the coding sequence ATGTCTACTCTTGCTCGCGCGACCCTGTCGCGCCGTACCATGCTGGCTGGTCTTGCCAGCGTGAGCGCCCTGGCCCTCGCCGGTTGCGCCACGACGACCCCTACCCAAACCGTACCGACCGGCCCGGTGCGTCATGCCGTGCCACCTGATGTGGCGATGATGTATGCCGCGCGGCCGGAGGAAGAATATCCTGTGCCGGCCGCCGACATTTCCATGGTCGATCCGCTCTATTGGCGGCAGGAGGTGGAGAATACCACCGGCCAGCCGGAAGGGCGCGTCGTGGTCGATACCGGGAACTACTTCCTCTACTGGACCATGCCGAACGGGCGGGCCATGCGCTATGGCGTGGGCCTCGGCCGCGCCGGGTTCGAATGGAGCGGGGAAGGCCATATTGCCTACAAGCGCAAGTGGCCGGTGTGGACGCCGCCGGGCGAAATGGTCGATCGCCAGCCCGAGTTGGAAATGTATCGCCACGGCCAGCCGCCCGGCCTGCTCAATGCGCTGGGCGCCCGCGCGCTCTATATCCACCAGGGCAATCGCGACACGATCTATCGCGTGCATGGCACGATGGACCCTTCCACAATCGGCAAGGCGGTCTCGAGCGGCTGCGTGCGGCTGCTGTTCCAGGACGTGATGGATCTCTATGACCGGGTGACACCCGGCGCACCGATCCTGGTGATCTAA